From Deltaproteobacteria bacterium, one genomic window encodes:
- a CDS encoding helix-turn-helix transcriptional regulator: MVELVGLKISCWSKDYPGDRPPRFLRAFLLFFLLGEESHGYDLIERLKQIGVKYENYEVGYIYKTLRNMEDEGLLKSRWNIKEKGAARRIYTITEEGEKNLEKWVEMFSNLKKSIDAFLNSYKEYKSKE; this comes from the coding sequence ATGGTAGAATTAGTAGGATTAAAGATAAGCTGTTGGTCAAAAGATTATCCTGGTGATAGACCGCCCCGATTTTTGCGGGCTTTTTTACTTTTCTTTCTTCTCGGTGAAGAATCACACGGTTATGATTTGATAGAAAGGCTGAAGCAAATCGGCGTGAAGTATGAAAACTACGAAGTAGGTTATATATATAAAACCCTGAGAAATATGGAAGACGAGGGATTATTAAAATCGCGGTGGAATATAAAGGAAAAGGGTGCTGCCCGCCGTATATATACCATTACGGAAGAAGGAGAGAAAAACTTGGAAAAGTGGGTAGAGATGTTTTCTAATCTCAAGAAAAGTATAGATGCATTTCTAAACAGTTATAAAGAGTATAAATCTAAGGAATAA